Proteins encoded within one genomic window of Streptomyces profundus:
- a CDS encoding choice-of-anchor M domain-containing protein → MDTRIRPGWRHAMAGLVASAVVAGAMGTAHAADPLVLDHGHIDAFNVSVEGGELVLDLKEDVTGSHVRHAPEDVLLHVKEDAWIDGIPEAYPGSPAGYVLPLTQDQNLIWPGWDTNGTAGSGYTDVEIDISSVAGPGDVFLYTLTGFGTVTSLLADGGYQLPGTLREATPAHTHAQWTFSEPGSYTLTARATATNPATGSVLTSAPADYSFSVGEAEEPDPAPTGLSIEGLSDHYHTGDAVELTAVPDATTDLDHYHWYSRDSAAADWEAAEGGAGDRYAGTAEVDGQQLRAELLDEDHEVVATSEPVTIRVDDHDDGHAGGSDGDSGGTDGSSGGTNGGGGSDGGTSGGGSDDGTDGGSDSTGGTGDTGGSDSGGTGGGPAGGTVHDEPRCFPVEEDRDVPAEPRDLLVLDHGHIDAFNVVAEGDDLVLNLKEDVTGSHVTHAPEDVALHVKPDALTEDIPEAYPGSPAGYLLPLTQDPNLVWPGWDTNGTAGSGYTDVEIDISSVAGPGDVFLYTTNTFGGVVSLLEEGGYELPGTLREATPAHTHAQWTFTEAGTYTLTARATATNPANGAAITSDSATYTFAVGDAPSGQRPQGGTTRTVTVGKTADGEDCALPADQSGGGGGNLASTGSGFPPLLVVGLSATLLAAGAGVFLIARRQRTSHA, encoded by the coding sequence ATGGACACCCGAATACGCCCCGGATGGCGGCACGCCATGGCGGGCCTCGTGGCCTCGGCCGTGGTGGCCGGCGCCATGGGCACCGCGCACGCGGCCGATCCGCTGGTGCTGGACCACGGGCATATCGACGCCTTCAACGTCTCCGTCGAGGGAGGCGAGCTGGTGTTGGACCTCAAGGAGGACGTGACCGGCTCACATGTCCGCCACGCCCCCGAGGACGTGCTGCTGCACGTCAAGGAGGACGCCTGGATCGACGGCATCCCCGAGGCGTACCCGGGCTCGCCGGCCGGATACGTGCTGCCACTGACCCAGGACCAGAACCTGATCTGGCCCGGCTGGGACACCAACGGCACCGCCGGCAGCGGCTACACCGACGTGGAGATCGACATCAGCTCGGTGGCGGGCCCCGGCGACGTCTTCCTCTACACGCTGACCGGTTTCGGCACCGTCACCTCCCTGTTGGCGGACGGCGGCTACCAGCTGCCCGGCACCCTGCGGGAGGCGACCCCGGCGCACACCCACGCCCAGTGGACGTTCAGCGAGCCGGGCAGCTACACCCTCACCGCGCGGGCGACCGCGACCAACCCCGCCACCGGTTCCGTGCTCACCAGCGCGCCGGCCGACTACAGCTTCTCGGTCGGCGAGGCGGAGGAACCCGACCCGGCACCGACCGGCCTGTCGATCGAGGGGCTGTCGGACCACTACCACACCGGTGACGCGGTCGAGTTGACGGCCGTCCCCGACGCCACGACCGATCTCGACCACTACCACTGGTACAGCAGGGACTCCGCCGCCGCCGACTGGGAGGCCGCCGAGGGCGGCGCCGGCGACCGGTACGCGGGCACCGCCGAGGTGGACGGCCAGCAGCTGCGGGCCGAACTGCTGGACGAGGACCACGAGGTGGTCGCCACCTCCGAGCCGGTGACCATCCGCGTCGACGACCACGACGACGGCCACGCGGGCGGCTCGGACGGCGACTCCGGCGGCACCGACGGGAGTTCGGGCGGCACCAACGGTGGCGGCGGCAGCGACGGCGGCACCAGCGGCGGCGGCTCCGACGACGGCACCGACGGCGGTTCGGACAGCACCGGCGGCACCGGGGACACCGGCGGTTCGGACAGCGGCGGCACCGGCGGAGGCCCCGCAGGAGGCACCGTCCACGACGAGCCGCGGTGCTTCCCGGTCGAGGAGGACCGCGACGTCCCGGCCGAGCCGCGCGACCTGCTGGTGCTCGACCACGGGCATATCGACGCGTTCAACGTGGTGGCCGAGGGCGACGACCTGGTCCTCAACCTCAAGGAGGACGTGACCGGCAGCCATGTGACGCACGCCCCAGAGGACGTGGCGCTGCACGTCAAGCCCGACGCGCTCACCGAGGACATCCCCGAGGCGTACCCGGGCTCGCCGGCCGGCTATCTGCTGCCGCTGACCCAGGACCCGAACCTGGTCTGGCCCGGCTGGGACACCAACGGCACCGCCGGCAGCGGCTACACCGACGTGGAGATCGACATCAGCTCGGTGGCGGGCCCCGGCGACGTCTTCCTCTACACCACCAACACCTTCGGCGGCGTCGTCTCGCTGTTGGAGGAGGGCGGCTACGAGCTGCCCGGCACCCTGCGGGAGGCAACGCCGGCGCACACCCACGCCCAGTGGACGTTCACCGAGGCCGGCACCTACACGCTCACCGCCCGGGCGACGGCCACCAACCCGGCCAACGGTGCGGCCATCACCAGCGACTCGGCGACCTACACCTTCGCCGTCGGGGACGCGCCCAGCGGCCAGCGGCCCCAGGGCGGCACCACCCGGACGGTGACGGTCGGCAAGACCGCCGACGGCGAGGACTGCGCCCTCCCCGCCGACCAGTCGGGCGGCGGGGGCGGCAACCTGGCCAGCACCGGCAGCGGCTTCCCGCCCCTGCTCGTGGTGGGCCTCAGCGCCACCCTGCTGGCCGCCGGCGCCGGCGTGTTCCTGATCGCCCGAAGGCAGCGGACGTCCCACGCCTGA
- a CDS encoding anchored repeat ABC transporter, substrate-binding protein: MALGSAALAVALALTVGGCGGLTTPPDDGRLSVVTTTGILADLARHVGGELVDVESLVPEGGDPHAHEPTLRDVRDIVYADAAFSNYLMLEEQNLIRALDANLPDDVPNISLAERAVRYAAEIIPLVENVNLDTIWLGLRVRGTGEELGATRSSEVRLKATGLEGPGELVGYLTETFGEPAVYFDSSDGFDPGDGYEHDTVLLPPDAHTHMSWAFTEPGVYRLDLAAEVVPTQGSRPLPVGESTITFAVGVDPHAVPGMAGATVLDEGHADVTVDLDGPEGLSLLADAEGGGARHEAHSPARTVVEVPNKALTEVPGDPRFRVLGRAGDEIHQLPQAVLGRHVHGEIDPHLWQNVRNAMAYVKIIRDTLIEIDPGHAAEYRANAADYLRELEELDAQVTDTVAEIPPSRRQLVTTHDAFGYLGAAYGLDIAGFVTPNPATEPSLVERRRLGETIDNLAVPAVFLEPNLRSRSSTLVQIAEERGVEVCVIYGDAFDENVTSYVAMMRANADSLRDCLG, from the coding sequence ATGGCCCTCGGAAGCGCCGCACTGGCCGTCGCACTGGCCCTGACGGTCGGCGGCTGCGGGGGGTTGACCACCCCGCCGGACGACGGTCGGCTCAGCGTCGTCACCACCACGGGCATCCTGGCCGACCTGGCCCGGCACGTCGGCGGTGAGCTGGTCGACGTCGAGTCGCTGGTCCCCGAGGGCGGCGACCCGCACGCGCACGAACCCACCCTGCGGGACGTGCGCGACATCGTCTACGCCGACGCCGCGTTCAGCAACTACCTGATGCTGGAGGAGCAGAACCTGATCCGCGCGCTGGACGCCAACCTTCCGGACGACGTTCCCAACATCTCGCTCGCCGAACGGGCGGTGCGGTACGCGGCCGAGATCATCCCGCTGGTGGAGAACGTCAACCTGGACACGATCTGGCTGGGTCTGCGCGTGCGGGGAACGGGCGAGGAGCTGGGGGCCACCCGCTCGTCCGAGGTGCGGCTGAAGGCCACCGGGCTCGAAGGCCCCGGCGAGCTGGTCGGCTATCTGACGGAGACCTTCGGCGAGCCGGCGGTCTACTTCGACTCGTCGGACGGCTTCGACCCCGGCGACGGCTACGAACACGACACCGTCCTCCTCCCGCCGGACGCCCACACCCATATGAGCTGGGCGTTCACCGAACCGGGCGTCTACCGGCTGGATCTGGCGGCCGAGGTGGTGCCCACCCAGGGCAGCCGGCCGCTGCCGGTGGGCGAGTCCACGATCACCTTCGCGGTCGGCGTCGACCCACACGCGGTCCCCGGCATGGCCGGGGCGACCGTGCTCGACGAGGGGCACGCCGATGTCACCGTCGATCTGGACGGACCCGAGGGGCTGTCCCTCCTCGCCGACGCCGAGGGCGGCGGCGCCCGTCACGAGGCCCACTCCCCCGCCCGGACGGTGGTCGAGGTGCCCAACAAGGCGCTCACCGAGGTGCCGGGAGACCCCAGGTTCCGCGTGCTGGGCCGGGCCGGCGACGAGATCCACCAGTTGCCCCAGGCCGTCCTGGGCCGCCATGTGCACGGCGAGATCGACCCCCATCTGTGGCAGAACGTCCGCAACGCGATGGCCTATGTCAAGATCATCAGGGACACCCTGATCGAGATCGACCCCGGGCACGCCGCCGAGTACCGCGCCAACGCCGCCGACTACCTGCGGGAGTTGGAGGAGCTCGACGCCCAGGTGACCGACACCGTCGCGGAGATCCCACCCTCGCGGCGCCAACTGGTCACCACCCACGACGCGTTCGGCTATCTGGGCGCGGCCTACGGCCTGGACATCGCCGGCTTCGTCACACCCAACCCGGCGACCGAGCCCAGCCTGGTGGAACGCCGACGGCTGGGCGAGACCATCGACAACCTCGCCGTGCCGGCCGTCTTCCTGGAGCCCAACCTCCGCAGCCGCTCCAGCACCCTCGTCCAGATCGCCGAGGAGCGCGGCGTGGAGGTGTGCGTGATCTACGGCGACGCCTTCGACGAGAACGTCACCAGCTATGTCGCGATGATGCGCGCCAACGCCGACTCCCTGCGCGACTGCCTCGGCTGA